The region AAACTCACTGAAGGCAGCATTCTTATTGACGATATGGAAATTACACCGGCAAAATTTAAACAGGCCGCCCAACTCCGCCAAAAAATGGGTGTCGTGTTTCAGGACTTTAAAATACTTCCTGATGATAACGTTTATGAGAATGTCGCACTCAGCATGCGTATCAAGGGATATCATCCGTCCGAGATTAAAAAGCAGGTTACCGAATCTCTTCAGCTGACCGGAATTGAAGATAAAATGTATCAGTTTCCCGCACAACTTTCGGCGGGAGAACTTCAGCGTGTGGCTATTGCCCGTGCCGTAGTCGGAGACCGGCGCATTATTCTGGCAGACGAACCCACGGGAAATCTGGATCCGAAAACGACCTGGGAAGTAATGAAGATTTTTAAGGAACTCGAAAAAACAAAAACCATTCTTTTTGCAACACACAATACCGATATCGTGAATAGTATGAAGCGGCGCGTTATCGTTCTTAAGAACGGCAAAATTATAAAAGATAAAAAGAAAGGGGGATACGAACTATGAGCGATATTCTGACTTCACTTCGGAGAACACCATATCAAACATTTGCTGCACTGTCGGTACTCTTTTTTACGCTGCTTTTGTCGGGCTTATTGTTTATTTCGCTAACCTTTTTACAAGGGCTTCTTAACTATGTTGAAACTCGTCCCCGTATTATTGTTTATTTCCAGGTGAAAGCCGAAGAGGACCAGATTTTTGCTGCACGTGACAAACTGGAAGCATCCGGCAAAACAGCTGACATAACGTATGTTTCAAAGGAAAAAGCTTTTGAAATTTATAAAGAATTTACGGAAAATGATCCCCTTCTTGTTGAGATGACTTCAGCTGAAATTTTGCCTGCTTCTCTTGAAATTGATGCAAAAAAACCTGAGTATTTGCCGGAGCTTGCTGACATGCTGAAAAATCAACCCGGGGTTGATGAAGTGCAGTTCCAAAGAGATATCATAAACAATTTGCTTAACCTTACATCAAATGTGAGACGGGTCACATTTATCTTTTTCAGCTATCTCATGTTTATGTCTATCATTGTGTTGACGACTACATTGTCATTTAAAATTGCATTGAAACGTGAGGAAATCAGTATTCTGAAACTTCTCGGGGCAACGAACATGTATATCCGCAAACCGTTTATCGGTGAAAGCGTATTTTTGGGAGTGCTTGCGACAGCTCTTTCCAATATTGTGCTGATCGGCGTGTTGATTCTCATGAATGCTTTCCTTACGGAATACTTTGCGGACTTAGGGAACCTGAATATGTCTTTGTTCGGACTTCCGCTTCAGGTGTGGCCGTTCAGCCTTCCTTTTGCGATTCTGACTTTATCTGTCACGGCTGTCTTTAGTCTCTTTATTACTCTCATCTCAAGTTTCGCTGCAACAAACAGGTACCTGTAATATTTTCCTGACTGAAGTATGCTTGCAGGTTGAGTTTGGCATCGGTTACAATGTGCTTGTTCATGAAAAAAAAATTACTCACGACTCTATTTCTGACTCTTCTTACCGCAGTTCTTACTGCATCAATATCTGTATTTGCTGAGGAACCGACAGGTACTCCGACTCCGACAGAAGGCCAAAGTCAGGCACAGTCACGCTCGGAACTGGAAAAGAAAATTGCCGAATACGAACAAAAACTCGGTGAAGTCAGATCACAAAAAAATACACTTTCTGCACAGATCGAATACATGGACACACAACTTTATATTGCGGAACTTCGTATCAATCAGACGGAAGCAAAAATTACCGAAACCGAAAAGGAAATTGATGTCCTCGGCGCCCGTATCACTAATCTTGATTCATCGTTAGATCAGCTCTCCGAAACCCTGCTCCAGCGGATTGTTGCAGGATACAAAAACAGAAGTGCAAACACGCTTGATATTCTTCTTGACAGCACGAATGTGTCAAAACTGGTAAACAGGCTGAAATATTATCAGCTCGCACGGGACAGGAACCAAAAAGCACTACTGCAAGTACAGGAAGCAAAAAGCAATTTTGAGGAACAAAAGGATTTACGGGAGAAGAAAGCGGAACAGCTGGC is a window of Candidatus Roizmanbacteria bacterium DNA encoding:
- a CDS encoding ATP-binding cassette domain-containing protein, giving the protein MISFQNVSVKYPLGNIALDSVSFDVEDREFIYLVGPSGAGKTTILRLLLNDTKLTEGSILIDDMEITPAKFKQAAQLRQKMGVVFQDFKILPDDNVYENVALSMRIKGYHPSEIKKQVTESLQLTGIEDKMYQFPAQLSAGELQRVAIARAVVGDRRIILADEPTGNLDPKTTWEVMKIFKELEKTKTILFATHNTDIVNSMKRRVIVLKNGKIIKDKKKGGYEL
- a CDS encoding FtsX-like permease family protein, encoding MSDILTSLRRTPYQTFAALSVLFFTLLLSGLLFISLTFLQGLLNYVETRPRIIVYFQVKAEEDQIFAARDKLEASGKTADITYVSKEKAFEIYKEFTENDPLLVEMTSAEILPASLEIDAKKPEYLPELADMLKNQPGVDEVQFQRDIINNLLNLTSNVRRVTFIFFSYLMFMSIIVLTTTLSFKIALKREEISILKLLGATNMYIRKPFIGESVFLGVLATALSNIVLIGVLILMNAFLTEYFADLGNLNMSLFGLPLQVWPFSLPFAILTLSVTAVFSLFITLISSFAATNRYL